A stretch of the Papaver somniferum cultivar HN1 chromosome 6, ASM357369v1, whole genome shotgun sequence genome encodes the following:
- the LOC113288601 gene encoding scarecrow-like protein 32 produces the protein MQFTETPPPPLHQNSITPCSNFIMNNNNQFHRTRPWPGFSTPTNKALGSVKDANCMEQLLVHCANAIESNDATLAQQILWVLNNTAPPDGDSNQRLTCGFLRALISRAAMTGNCKMLTAAMASTHPNHAIHTHKFSVIELASFIDLTPWHRFGFVAANAAILEAIEGFSVVHIVDLSLTHCMQIPTLIDAIANRPEGPPFIKLTVSSCDADIPPMLDISYEDLGAKLVNFARSRNVGMEFKVIPSSYADGFASLIEHLRVQQLVFTDRNEPEALVINSHMKLHYTPDETLGEIHHHSPYYSMEPSFSSTTSLRSAFLKALRSLNPTIVVLVDEDADFTSTNLVSRLRSAFNFLWIPYDAVDTCIRRGSKQMEWYEADLCWKIENVIAQEDVQRVERLESKSKWVQRMRNANFRGISFSEEAVTEIRHMLDEHAAGWGLKKEDEEDHLVLTWKGHNVVFATAWVPSY, from the coding sequence ATGCAATTCACAGAAACCCCACCACCTCCTTTACATCAAAATTCTATTACTCCATGttcaaatttcattatgaacaacaacaaccagtttCATAGAACTCGACCATGGCCTGGTTTTTCTACACCAACTAATAAGGCGTTAGGAAGTGTTAAAGATGCTAATTGCATGGAACAACTACTTGTTCACTGTGCCAATGCTATCGAAAGCAACGACGCCACTCTCGCGCAACAGATCCTATGGGTTTTAAACAACACAGCACCACCGGACGGCGACTCCAACCAGCGGCTTACTTGTGGCTTTCTTCGAGCTCTTATTTCTCGTGCTGCCATGACTGGGAATTGCAAAATGCTTACAGCTGCTATGGCAAGTACACACCCAAACCATGCTATCCATACTCATAAGTTTTCAGTCATTGAGCTTGCCAGCTTCATCGACTTAACACCTTGGCACCGCTTCGGCTTTGTTGCTGCTAACGCCGCTATACTTGAAGCCATTGAAGGATTCTCCGTCGTCCATATAGTCGATCTTAGCTTAACCCATTGCATGCAGATCCCGACACTGATAGATGCAATAGCAAATCGCCCGGAAGGTCCTCCTTTTATCAAGCTGACCGTCAGTAGTTGCGATGCTGATATCCCCCCTATGCTCGACATTTCTTACGAAGACTTGGGAGCTAAATTAGTGAATTTTGCGAGGTCTCGGAATGTAGGAATGGAGTTTAAAGTTATTCCTTCAAGTTATGCAGATGGGTTTGCATCACTGATTGAACACCTTAGAGTACAACAGCTAGTTTTCACTGATCGTAATGAACCAGAAGCTCTTGTTATAAATAGCCACATGAAGCTTCACTACACACCGGACGAAACCCTTGGAGAAATCCATCATCATAGTCCATATTACTCCATGGAACCATCTTTTTCTTCAACTACATCTCTTAGAAGTGCATTTCTTAAAGCTCTTAGAAGTTTAAACCCTACTATTGTTGTTTTAGTAGATGAAGATGCAGATTTCACTTCAACTAACTTAGTCAGTCGATTAAGATCAGCATTTAACTTCTTATGGATACCTTACGATGCGGTAGACACATGCATCCGCCGAGGCAGCAAGCAAATGGAATGGTATGAAGCTGATTTATGCTGGAAGATTGAGAATGTGATAGCACAAGAAGACGTACAAAGAGTTGAGAGATTAGAGTCTAAAAGTAAGTGGGTACAAAGAatgagaaatgcaaattttagagGCATTTCGTTTAGCGAAGAAGCGGTAACGGAGATAAGACATATGCTTGATGAACATGCAGCTGGTTGgggattgaagaaggaagatgaagaagatcatCTTGTTCTTACTTGGAAAGGACATAATGTTGTTTTTGCTACTGCTTGGGTACCTTCTTATTAA
- the LOC113288602 gene encoding 40S ribosomal protein S29 — MGHANVWNSHPKNYGPGSRTCRVCGNPHAIIRKYGLMCCRQCFRSNAKEIGFIKYR; from the exons ATGGGGCACGCTAATGTCTGGAACTCTCACCCTAAGAACTATGGACCTGGTTCTCGTACTTG CCGTGTTTGTGGAAACCCTCATGCTATTATCAGGAAGTATGGTCTCATGTGTTGCAGACAGTGCTTCCGCAGTAACGCCAaggaaattggtttcatcaag TACCGTTAA
- the LOC113288604 gene encoding histone deacetylase 6-like yields MANCDGSSSFTIIPEDEVAEEELLSEYGSGSGWVEALTSCDHLNSLSSQLSQIPTPDTPCNKCDNVVENWLCLCCKEVLCSRFVNKHMLEHYQEQNHCLALSYSDLSVWCFSCNAYLDAQVIVELRPVYEIAYRMKFGEVPPVRSSSGSGNDVGGSSAS; encoded by the exons ATGGCGAACTGCGACGGTTCATCATCCTTCACTATAATACCA GAAGATGAAGTAGCTGAAGAAGAACTTCTCTCGGAGTATGGGTCTGGCTCAGGTTGGGTTGAAGCTCTAACTTCTTGCGATCACTTGAATTCATTATCATCCCAACTTTCTCAGATTCCAACTCCAGATACTCCTTGCAACAA GTGTGATAACGTAGTCGAAAATTGGTTATGTTTGTGCTGTAAGGAAGTGCTTTGCAGTCGCTTCGTCAACAAACATATGCTTGAGCATTATCAAGAACAAAACCATTGTTTAGCGCTGAGCTACAG TGACTTGTCAGTTTGGTGCTTCTCCTGCAATGCATACTTAGATGCTCAAGTGATTGTAGAATTGCGGCCAGTTTATGAAATTGCTTACCGCATGAAATTTGGAGAGGTGCCACCAGTAAGAAGTTCATCAGGGTCTGGAAACGATGTTGGAGGTTCATCAGCTAGTTAG
- the LOC113288603 gene encoding FAD-linked sulfhydryl oxidase ERV1-like isoform X2 — MSQSQNQNPFQIVFNTYENIAECIHTRFSSFFPSSSSSTPSTSTTSVGNLVIAQPSGENLTKSNSARPVTKEELGRSTWTMLHTLAAQFPDRPTRQQKKDVKELMAILSRLYPCKECADHFKEVLRLVLKLSFLNGYVMCIILSTEAWASLHFPVNGWMQDGVNWIAKNVRAILKEITNFDN; from the exons ATGTCTCaatctcaaaatcaaaaccctttTCAAATTGTTTTCAATACTTATGAAAATATAGCGGAATGTATTCATACCCGTTTTTCATCTTTTTtcccatcttcttcatcatcaacaccatcaaCTTCAACCACTAGTGTCGGCAATCTTGTGATTGCACAACCCAGTGGAGAGAATTTGACCAAG TCAAATTCTGCTAGACCTGTGACTAAAGAAGAGCTTGGAAGGTCTACTTGGACAATGCTTCACACTCTTGCAGCTCAG TTTCCAGATCGTCCAACAAGGCAACAAAAGAAAGACGTGAAAGAATTG ATGGCCATACTATCTAGGCTTTACCCTTGCAAGGAATGTGCTGATCACTTTAAAGAAGTTCTAAG GCTGGTTCTCAAGCTGAGTTTTCTCAATGGCTATGTCATGTGCATAATATTGTCAACAGAAG CCTGGGCAAGCTTACATTTCCCTGTCAACGGGTGGATGCAAGATGGGGTAAACTGGATTGCAAAGAACGTGCGTGCGATCTTGAAGGAGATCACAAACTTTGATAACTGA
- the LOC113288603 gene encoding FAD-linked sulfhydryl oxidase ERV1-like isoform X1 has translation MSQSQNQNPFQIVFNTYENIAECIHTRFSSFFPSSSSSTPSTSTTSVGNLVIAQPSGENLTKSNSARPVTKEELGRSTWTMLHTLAAQFPDRPTRQQKKDVKELMAILSRLYPCKECADHFKEVLSVNPVQAGSQAEFSQWLCHVHNIVNRSLGKLTFPCQRVDARWGKLDCKERACDLEGDHKL, from the exons ATGTCTCaatctcaaaatcaaaaccctttTCAAATTGTTTTCAATACTTATGAAAATATAGCGGAATGTATTCATACCCGTTTTTCATCTTTTTtcccatcttcttcatcatcaacaccatcaaCTTCAACCACTAGTGTCGGCAATCTTGTGATTGCACAACCCAGTGGAGAGAATTTGACCAAG TCAAATTCTGCTAGACCTGTGACTAAAGAAGAGCTTGGAAGGTCTACTTGGACAATGCTTCACACTCTTGCAGCTCAG TTTCCAGATCGTCCAACAAGGCAACAAAAGAAAGACGTGAAAGAATTG ATGGCCATACTATCTAGGCTTTACCCTTGCAAGGAATGTGCTGATCACTTTAAAGAAGTTCTAAG CGTGAATCCTGTACAGGCTGGTTCTCAAGCTGAGTTTTCTCAATGGCTATGTCATGTGCATAATATTGTCAACAGAAG CCTGGGCAAGCTTACATTTCCCTGTCAACGGGTGGATGCAAGATGGGGTAAACTGGATTGCAAAGAACGTGCGTGCGATCTTGAAGGAGATCACAAACTTTGA
- the LOC113285970 gene encoding probable polyamine transporter At3g19553 yields MDEEAEEVSDNVKTSSGKARPKITLLPLIALIFYSVCGGPFGVEDSVKSGGGPLLALLGFLIFPLIWSIPEALVTAELATSFPENGGYVLWISTAFGPFLGFQVGFWRWFSGVMDNALYPLMFLDYLKHSLPIFNRLIARLPALLGITFSLTYLNYRGLHIVGFSAVAIAIFSLCPFLIMGLLSIPRIKPKQWLVVDFKMVNWRGYLNNMFWNLNYWDGVSTLAGEVENPSKTLPKALFGAVVLVICTYLIPLLAGTGGFESKASEWSDGYFAEVGMLIGGVWLKWWIQAAAAVSNMALFEAEMSGDAFQLLGMSEMGMLPAVFASRSKYGTPTTSILCSATGVVSLSWLSFQEIIEFLNFLYSIGMLIEFAAFVRLRIDKPDLRRPYRVPLQTLGVTILCVPPGILLILVMCLASFKTLIVSGSVIVLGMILHVALVQAKDRNWIKFEHVPTKSSDSSLESIQMVPQDCNEVTQDCNEVTDEASTGLLSSD; encoded by the exons ATGgatgaagaagcagaagaagTGAGTGATAATGTCAAAACCAGTAGTGGTAAAGCAAGACCAAAGATTACACTGCTGCCTTTAATTGCTTTAATCTTTTATTCAGTTTGTGGAGGACCCTTTGGAGTAGAAGATTCAGTTAAGTCAGGTGGAGGTCCACTTCTAGCTCTACTTGGTTTCTTGATTTTCCCTTTGATTTGGAGTATACCAGAAGCTTTAGTTACAGCTGAACTTGCAACAAGTTTCCCTGAAAATGGTGGTTATGTTCTTTGGATATCAACAGCTTTTGGACCCTTTTTGGGATTTCAGGTAGGGTTTTGGAGATGGTTTAGTGGAGTTATGGATAATGCTCTTTACCCACTTATGTTTCTTGATTACTTAAAGCATTCATTACCAATTTTCAATAGGttaattgcaagattaccagcTTTGTTGGGGATTACATTTTCTTTGACTTATTTGAATTATAGAGGTCTTCATATAGTTGGGTTTTCAGCTGTAGCTATTGCTATTTTCTCACTTTGTCCATTTCTCATAATGGGTCTTCTTTCGATTCCTCGGATTAAACCTAAACAATGGCTGGTTGTGGATTTTAAGATGGTGAATTGGAGAGGGTACCTCAATAATATGTTTTGGAATCTTAATTATTGGGATGGTGTGAGTACATTGGCAGGGGAGGTGGAAAATCCTAGCAAGACGTTACCTAAGGCGCTTTTTGGTGCAGTAGTTTTGGTGATCTGCACATATTTGATTCCACTTCTTGCTGGGACTGGAGGATTTGAGTCTAAGGCCAGTGAATGGAGTGATGGGTACTTTGCTGAAGTTGGAATGTTGATAGGAGGGGTTTGGCTTAAATGGTGGATTCAAGCAGCTGCTGCAGTGTCTAACATGGCATTATTTGAAGCGGAAATGAGTGGTGACGCGTTCCAACTACTTGGGATGAGCGAGATGGGAATGCTTCCAGCTGTTTTTGCTTCAAG ATCGAAATATGGGACCCCTACAACCAGCATCTTATGTTCTGCAACTGGAGTTGTGTCCTTATCATGGTTGAGCTTTCAAGAAATCATTGAATTTCTAAATTTTCTCTATTCAATTGGAATGTTAATTGAGTTTGCAGCTTTTGTAAGATTGAGAATCGACAAACCAGATCTTCGCAGACCTTACAGAGTTCCTTTACAAACACTAGGGGTGACAATTCTATGTGTTCCTCCTGGGATTCTTCTTATACTTGTTATGTGTCTTGCTTCATTCAAAACGTTAATAGTAAGTGGAAGTGTTATTGTGCTAGGAATGATCTTGCATGTTGCATTAGTACAAGCGAAGGACAGGAACTGGATCAAATTTGAACATGTACCTACGAAATCTTCGGATAGTTCTCTAGAATCCATTCAGATGGTGCCCCAAGATTGTAATGAAGTTACCCAAGATTGTAATGAAGTTACCGATGAAGCTTCAACCGGTCTTCTGAGTTCTGACTGA